Proteins encoded together in one Carassius auratus strain Wakin unplaced genomic scaffold, ASM336829v1 scaf_tig00215906, whole genome shotgun sequence window:
- the LOC113096292 gene encoding fucolectin-4-like, with protein MRGSSENLEENLALKGTAVQSSTYDYIYGASNALDGIRYAPGLASSCSHTDIELNPWWRLDLLDSYYIYKVTVTNRADCCPERTAGVEIRIGNSLENNGNNNPRCGVTSLVPAGSSVSFSCGGMEGRYVNMYLPGIQKYLTLCEVEVYGTGNL; from the exons atgagg GGGAGTTCAGAAAACTTGGAAG AGAATCTGGCATTAAAAGGGACGGCTGTACAGTCATCCACATATGATTACATCTATGGAGCTTCAAACGCCCTCGACGGCATCAGATACGCTCCAGGTTTAGCTTCAAGCTGCTCCCACACAGATATCGAGCTCAACCCTTGGTGGAGGCTTGACCTGCTGGATTCTTACTACATTTACAAAGTGACCGTCACCAACAGAGCTGACTGCTGTCCGGAGCGAACTGCTGGAGTAGAGATCCGCATCGGAAACTCTCTGGAAAACAATGGCAACAACAATCCCAG ATGTGGTGTCACTTCACTTGTCCCAGCAGGCAGTTCTGTCAGTTTCTCTTGTGGGGGAATGGAAGGTCGTTATGTGAACATGTACCTTCCTGGCATCCAGAAGTATCTCACACTGTGTGAGGTGGAAGTTTATGGAACAGGTAATTTGTGA